Proteins encoded in a region of the Pseudomonas denitrificans (nom. rej.) genome:
- a CDS encoding LysR substrate-binding domain-containing protein: MRFPSMTALRVLDAVARLGSLSGAASELSLTRSAVSHQLHSLEDCLGIPLTERVGRGIALTYHGECFARETQRALAILNEARRFANAEEVSGRLCVSCTPGFATYWLCHQIGKFQRAHPQVELNLVSPRVPDDVSDRDVDLFIAYGVGDWTDLHVDLIATLDTFPVCSPSLINSVGGLDSPEDLASLPFLHMVDHSDWLLWTAAAGVKNLNVRNGIVFSDAHLVQSAAIAGQGVAMGDALVSGDAMAKGQLVRLFNVAIEPPNRYYFVTDPAKSERPDVRAFKAWMKAELRMSEQFRHSGRSAVIGE; encoded by the coding sequence ATGCGTTTCCCCTCGATGACCGCCCTGCGCGTGCTGGATGCCGTTGCCCGCCTGGGCAGCCTGTCCGGCGCGGCCAGCGAACTGAGCCTGACCCGCAGCGCCGTCAGCCACCAGTTGCACAGCCTGGAAGACTGCCTGGGCATCCCGCTCACCGAGCGGGTTGGCCGCGGCATCGCGCTGACCTACCACGGCGAATGCTTCGCCCGCGAAACCCAGCGCGCCCTGGCGATCCTCAACGAGGCGCGGCGCTTCGCCAATGCCGAGGAAGTCTCCGGCCGCCTGTGCGTGAGCTGCACGCCCGGATTCGCCACCTACTGGCTGTGCCACCAGATCGGCAAGTTCCAGCGCGCCCACCCGCAGGTGGAGCTGAACCTGGTATCGCCGCGAGTGCCCGACGACGTCAGCGACCGCGACGTCGACCTGTTCATCGCCTACGGCGTGGGCGACTGGACCGACCTGCACGTCGACCTGATCGCCACCCTGGACACCTTCCCGGTGTGCAGCCCGTCGCTGATCAACTCCGTCGGCGGCCTCGATTCGCCGGAAGACCTCGCCAGCCTGCCCTTCCTGCACATGGTCGATCACTCCGACTGGCTGCTGTGGACCGCCGCGGCCGGGGTGAAGAACCTCAACGTGCGCAACGGCATCGTCTTCTCCGACGCGCACCTGGTGCAGTCGGCAGCCATCGCCGGGCAAGGCGTGGCCATGGGCGATGCGCTGGTCAGCGGCGACGCCATGGCCAAGGGGCAGCTGGTGCGGTTGTTCAACGTCGCCATCGAACCGCCCAACCGCTACTACTTCGTCACCGATCCTGCCAAGTCCGAACGCCCCGACGTGCGGGCCTTCAAGGCCTGGATGAAGGCCGAGCTGCGGATGTCCGAGCAGTTCCGCCACAGCGGCCGGAGCGCCGTGATAGGTGAATGA